The Juglans regia cultivar Chandler chromosome 2, Walnut 2.0, whole genome shotgun sequence genome includes a window with the following:
- the LOC108993976 gene encoding abscisic acid receptor PYR1 yields the protein MEKGEGSMAEADETHNTTHHLAAPPGLTQAEFDELKRLVIEFHTYKLGSGQCSSLLAQRINAPLHAVWSFVRRFDQPQTYKHFIRSCTVKENFRMTVGCTRDVNVISGLPADASTERLDMLDEDRHVTGFSIIGGEHRLKNYRSVTSVHGFHRDGKIWTVVLESYVVDVPEGNTEEDTRLFADTVVRLNLQKLASVAEAMARDGDGKSEAF from the coding sequence aTGGAGAAAGGCGAGGGCTCAATGGCGGAGGCAGACGAAACGCACAACACGACCCACCACCTGGCGGCCCCACCAGGTTTGACCCAGGCCGAGTTCGACGAGTTAAAGCGGCTAGTGATCGAGTTCCACACCTACAAGCTCGGCTCGGGCCAATGTTCCTCCCTACTCGCGCAGCGCATTAACGCGCCTCTCCACGCCGTCTGGTCCTTTGTCCGGCGTTTCGACCAGCCCCAGACCTACAAACACTTCATCAGGAGCTGCACGGTGAAGGAGAACTTCAGGATGACCGTCGGATGTACCAGGGATGTGAATGTCATCTCCGGGTTACCGGCGGACGCCAGTACCGAGAGGCTCGATATGTTGGACGAAGACCGGCATGTCACCGGGTTCAGTATCATCGGAGGGGAACACAGGCTGAAAAACTACCGGTCGGTCACGTCAGTGCACGGGTTCCACCGCGACGGGAAGATCTGGACCGTGGTGTTGGAATCGTATGTAGTGGATGTACCGGAGGGAAACACCGAGGAAGACACGCGTCTGTTTGCGGACACCGTCGTGAGGTTGAATCTGCAGAAGCTGGCATCCGTCGCCGAAGCCATGGCCCGTGACGGTGACGGTAAGTCTGAGGCCTTTTAa